From Jiangella mangrovi:
ATCCGGAGCTCGTGCTCGTGCAGTGCATCCGGTGGCTGAGCATCATGATCATTACTCGTCGGCGACCGAGGCATCGGTCAACCCGGCGGACTCCCCGCCGCCCACACCATCGACCGCACTACTGGCGCAACCAACAAATGGCAGCCCGGCCGCTCGCCGAGCGCGCGAACCTTAAATGATGTCCCGACTCATCACTTTGTGGGGCTGAGAGTGTGTTGGTTCACGACATCGTTGTTAGATGAGTCGAGACATCGTTGATGGCCGCGGCGGGTCGGCTCCAATGCTACTAACGCAGCGAAGAACGAGAGCCCGGCCGCTGGCCAGGCCTTTCGTCCACTATGAACGATGTCCCGACTCATCACATGGTGGAGCTGAGGGGACTCGAACCCCTGACCCCCTCGTTGCGAACGAGGTGCGCTACCAGCTGCGCCACAGCCCCTAGAACGTCCGCGACTTTACCATCCGGACCGGCCCGAGACCCAATCGGGAGTCAGTCGCCGACGGCGCGGCGGGGCTCGTCGACCACTTCGTCGGTGGAGGTGGTTTCGGCCGGCTGCTCGGCGGGGGCGCGGTGGGGGAGCTGGATGGACGAAGCCGGGTCCAGTCTGCCGGAGGTCCAGGCACCGGGCTGGCCGAGATCGATCTTCCGGGCCGCGGGGCGGGTTGCCTTGGGCTTGGTGAGATAGGTCGGGAGCGGCACCGACACCGGCGACCATTCGCCCTCGGCTGCGGCAGCCGGCTCGGTGACTTCGTCTGGCAGGACCAACCGACGTGGGGCGGTTTCCTCGGCCTCGGAGGTCACGGTTTCGGATGTCCACACGACGCCGCCTTGACGGGCCTCGCGCTTGCGCGAGGCCGCACGACGGCGGGCGTCGATCCGCTGGCGGCGGGCTTGGGTGACGGCTGCGCGGCGGGCGACGACGAGGAAGAGAAAGAGCAGTACTCCCGGGCCGGCTGGCAGCCATGCCTGCGCGCGGCCCACGAGGACAAAGCCCGCAGAGACCACGAGTAGCACCAACAGGAGCGAGAGTATGCGACGGCGGCGCCTTGCGGCTTCTGCGAAGACGTCACGATCGACCGACGGCGTCACGACCGCCCCTGCCGGCTGGGGGACCACGACGGCGCCGTGGGGGGCCTGCGGCGGGCGACCACGGCGAGGCGACAGTACGCGCACCCCACGTTCGACATCGGCCGAGCGGGCCTGCTCGACTTCCTCGTTGCGGCGCACCCACTTGGGCACGAGAAAAGCGGCCCACGC
This genomic window contains:
- a CDS encoding divisome protein SepX/GlpR, with the translated sequence MGYSGLIYAAIVAAWAAFLVPKWVRRNEEVEQARSADVERGVRVLSPRRGRPPQAPHGAVVVPQPAGAVVTPSVDRDVFAEAARRRRRILSLLLVLLVVSAGFVLVGRAQAWLPAGPGVLLFLFLVVARRAAVTQARRQRIDARRRAASRKREARQGGVVWTSETVTSEAEETAPRRLVLPDEVTEPAAAAEGEWSPVSVPLPTYLTKPKATRPAARKIDLGQPGAWTSGRLDPASSIQLPHRAPAEQPAETTSTDEVVDEPRRAVGD